A region of Faecalibacterium taiwanense DNA encodes the following proteins:
- a CDS encoding ABC transporter permease, with translation MLSFLKREKSKQLEDQLNAAQAQRRTGWENLPEDELFTPAGFSEEQAEATASSNYSYWGSTFRAFFKNKFAVALLIALVVVVAFAFIQPHLPGQADPNLCAVDPVTGIQYRNIAPGQDGFIWGSNSIGQDLWARIWAGARTSLTIAFFVALIEAVVGITAGVLWGYVRGLDFVFTELYNIFDNIPTAIVLILISYVATPSIWTMVLGMAIKGWIEMARFIRNQILIIRDRDYNVASRCIGTPTIRIVLRNLLPYLVSVIMLRMALTIPEAIGNEVFITYIGLGLSVETPSLGNLVNDGRKVMMQAGLRYQLLYPTLILSFVTIAFYLIGNAFSDAADPKNHLQ, from the coding sequence ATGCTCTCTTTTCTGAAACGCGAAAAATCGAAGCAGCTGGAGGACCAGCTGAATGCTGCTCAGGCACAGCGCCGCACCGGCTGGGAAAATCTGCCGGAGGATGAGCTGTTCACCCCCGCCGGGTTCAGTGAGGAACAGGCCGAAGCCACCGCCAGCTCCAACTACAGCTACTGGGGCAGCACCTTCCGTGCCTTTTTCAAGAACAAGTTCGCCGTGGCCCTGCTGATCGCGCTGGTGGTCGTGGTTGCCTTTGCCTTCATCCAGCCCCACCTGCCCGGTCAGGCAGACCCGAACCTGTGCGCCGTGGACCCTGTGACCGGCATCCAGTACCGCAACATCGCCCCTGGGCAGGACGGCTTTATCTGGGGTTCCAACTCCATCGGTCAGGACCTGTGGGCACGCATCTGGGCCGGTGCACGCACCAGTCTGACTATCGCCTTCTTCGTGGCCCTCATCGAAGCTGTGGTGGGCATTACCGCCGGTGTGCTGTGGGGCTATGTGCGCGGGCTGGACTTTGTGTTCACCGAGCTGTACAACATCTTCGATAACATTCCCACCGCCATCGTGCTGATCCTCATTTCCTATGTAGCCACCCCCAGCATCTGGACCATGGTCCTTGGCATGGCCATCAAGGGCTGGATCGAAATGGCACGCTTCATCCGCAACCAGATCCTCATTATCCGCGACCGGGATTATAATGTGGCTTCCCGCTGCATCGGCACGCCCACCATCCGCATCGTGCTGCGCAACCTGCTGCCCTACCTCGTCTCGGTCATCATGCTGCGCATGGCCCTCACCATCCCGGAAGCCATTGGCAACGAGGTGTTCATCACCTACATCGGTCTGGGCCTGTCCGTGGAGACCCCCTCGCTGGGCAACCTGGTCAACGATGGCCGCAAGGTGATGATGCAGGCCGGGCTGCGCTACCAGCTGCTGTACCCCACCCTCATCCTGAGCTTTGTTACCATTGCGTTCTATCTGATCGGCAACGCCTTCTCGGATGCTGCCGATCCGAAGAACCATCTGCAGTAA
- a CDS encoding transcription repressor NadR, giving the protein MNAAQRRESILKRLSGAEAPVSASALAALLGVSRQIVVGDVALLRAGGAQIDATPRGYQLHPAEKGYTAILACVHSTEDEMRTELYTVVDQGGIVVDVAVENNLYGELRGNLNLASRYDVDNFIQQAKDTPEALLSRMTGGVHLHTLHCPDAGSFERIKKELEEKGILYRKE; this is encoded by the coding sequence ATGAATGCAGCGCAGCGCAGAGAATCCATTCTGAAACGGCTCAGCGGGGCCGAAGCACCGGTCAGTGCCAGCGCACTGGCGGCTTTGCTGGGGGTCTCGCGCCAGATCGTGGTGGGGGATGTGGCTCTGCTGCGGGCAGGCGGTGCGCAGATCGATGCAACGCCCCGGGGCTATCAGCTGCACCCAGCGGAAAAAGGCTATACCGCCATTCTGGCCTGCGTGCACAGCACCGAGGACGAGATGCGCACCGAGCTGTACACCGTGGTGGATCAGGGCGGCATCGTGGTGGATGTGGCCGTGGAGAACAACCTGTATGGCGAGCTGCGCGGCAACCTGAACCTTGCCAGCCGCTACGATGTGGACAACTTCATCCAGCAGGCCAAGGACACGCCGGAAGCACTTTTGAGCCGCATGACCGGCGGCGTGCATCTGCACACCCTGCACTGCCCGGATGCCGGGAGCTTTGAGCGCATCAAAAAAGAGCTGGAAGAAAAAGGCATCCTGTACCGCAAGGAGTGA
- the tig gene encoding trigger factor yields MEQNANALPKVTLGQYKGLEFTRRVRPVSEKAVELEAANLTRTRAPFAPVEKSAARGMRVTLDFEGFMDGAPIPESKMENVTVVLGTGQLMPAAEDAVYGHKAGESFRFDFTYPAEFRVPELSGKTAQFAITLHTVEQKQPVPLDDAFAKTLGFDTVDALKESIREKKRRSHEANADRIAGAALLGMAGANLTAELDNAILDQNADHDMSALRERLRRSKMTMELYCKAGQTTPDEVRAAFRRDAERKMRSILAVQAIAKAEQITVSNAEVDAEYVRLSKLHDTPEAEIRNVLSRDAVASAVITQKVQRFLIDHANITSVVEKE; encoded by the coding sequence ATGGAACAGAATGCAAACGCCCTGCCCAAGGTCACGCTGGGCCAATACAAGGGGCTGGAATTCACCCGCCGGGTGCGCCCGGTATCGGAAAAGGCCGTGGAGCTGGAGGCGGCGAACCTCACCCGCACCCGCGCCCCCTTTGCACCGGTGGAAAAGTCCGCCGCGCGCGGGATGCGCGTCACGCTGGATTTTGAGGGCTTCATGGACGGCGCGCCCATCCCGGAAAGCAAAATGGAAAATGTGACCGTGGTGCTGGGCACCGGTCAGCTGATGCCCGCCGCCGAGGATGCCGTGTACGGCCACAAAGCAGGCGAGAGCTTCCGATTCGATTTTACCTATCCCGCCGAGTTCCGGGTGCCGGAGCTTTCCGGCAAGACGGCGCAATTCGCCATCACCCTGCACACCGTGGAGCAAAAGCAGCCTGTACCGCTGGACGATGCCTTTGCCAAGACACTGGGCTTTGATACGGTGGATGCCCTGAAGGAGAGCATCCGCGAGAAGAAGCGCCGCTCCCACGAGGCCAACGCCGACCGAATTGCCGGAGCCGCCCTGCTGGGCATGGCCGGTGCCAACCTGACGGCGGAGCTGGATAACGCCATTCTGGACCAGAATGCCGACCATGACATGAGCGCCCTGCGCGAACGGTTGCGCCGCAGCAAGATGACCATGGAGCTGTACTGCAAGGCAGGCCAGACCACACCGGACGAGGTGCGCGCCGCCTTCCGCCGGGATGCCGAGCGCAAGATGCGCAGCATCCTTGCGGTGCAGGCCATAGCCAAGGCCGAACAGATCACCGTGTCCAACGCAGAGGTGGATGCCGAGTACGTCCGCCTTTCCAAGCTGCACGATACCCCGGAAGCCGAGATCCGCAATGTGCTCAGCCGGGACGCTGTGGCCTCTGCCGTGATCACTCAGAAGGTGCAGCGTTTCCTGATCGACCACGCAAACATCACTTCGGTTGTGGAAAAGGAGTAA
- the glgB gene encoding 1,4-alpha-glucan branching protein GlgB, whose amino-acid sequence MNYPAIPREFFNGDCFDAYRILGAHPCSDNGTEGWRFAVWAPGATAVEVCGGFDGWEAGVPMEKADTGVWSAFVPGLAEGDLYKYRVHGADGSVVMRSDPYAFSTELRPGTASRLAKLDFHFDDSAWMERRDKCRNRPLNIYEMHVGSWRHKPGSKQEDGSDGWYNYEELAKELIPWLLDHHFTHVELLPLAEHPFDGSWGYQTTGYFSVTSRYGTPAQFAGFVNACHRMGIGVIMDFVPVHFAANADALAKFDGTYLYEYDSDVGHSEWGTCNFNYYRREVCSFLNSAAALWMDVYHCDGIRMDAISRALYWQGDPNRGVNEGAVNFLRSLNHGLNERWPTGIYTAEDSTNFLKVTAPTRYDGVGFDYKWDMGWMHDTLDYFATPFGERPNAYGKIVFSMHYFYNELYLLALSHDEVVHGKKTIIDKLWGTYAEKCAQLRTLYFYMYMHPGKKLNFMGNEMGHFREWDEKRELDWDLLKYPFHDAFQKYFAHLCRVYSTEPALYDGEYNPDCFEWVACESRSEGVYAWLRKGRGENLLCIMNTQDHAHKKFPLYLRFPCSAEEVLNTESPEWGGALKGRRKTKLHTTDGGVFGRDYTLTVDLPAMGSCLLRLAPESPNPDAARISANKALNAKRRAARSTKAAANSNK is encoded by the coding sequence ATGAATTACCCCGCCATTCCCCGTGAATTCTTCAATGGAGACTGCTTTGATGCCTACCGCATCCTTGGTGCGCATCCCTGCTCTGACAACGGCACCGAAGGGTGGCGCTTTGCGGTGTGGGCCCCCGGTGCCACGGCAGTGGAAGTCTGCGGCGGCTTCGACGGCTGGGAGGCAGGCGTGCCCATGGAAAAAGCCGATACCGGCGTGTGGAGCGCATTCGTCCCCGGCCTTGCAGAGGGCGACCTTTATAAATACCGGGTGCATGGTGCCGACGGCAGTGTGGTGATGCGCAGCGACCCCTACGCATTTTCCACCGAGCTGCGGCCGGGCACGGCCAGCCGTCTGGCAAAGCTGGACTTCCACTTTGACGACAGCGCATGGATGGAGCGCCGCGACAAATGCCGAAACCGCCCGCTGAACATCTACGAGATGCATGTTGGCAGCTGGCGGCACAAGCCCGGCAGCAAGCAGGAGGACGGCTCAGACGGCTGGTACAACTATGAGGAGCTGGCCAAGGAGCTGATCCCATGGCTGCTGGACCATCACTTTACCCATGTGGAGCTGCTGCCGCTGGCAGAGCATCCCTTTGACGGCAGCTGGGGCTACCAGACCACTGGCTATTTTTCCGTCACCAGCCGCTACGGCACCCCCGCCCAGTTTGCCGGCTTCGTCAACGCCTGCCACCGCATGGGCATTGGCGTCATCATGGACTTTGTGCCGGTACACTTTGCCGCCAACGCCGACGCTCTGGCAAAGTTTGACGGCACCTACCTCTACGAGTACGACAGCGATGTGGGCCACAGCGAGTGGGGCACCTGCAACTTCAACTACTACCGCCGCGAGGTGTGCAGCTTTTTGAACAGCGCTGCCGCCCTGTGGATGGACGTATACCACTGCGACGGTATCCGTATGGATGCCATCTCCCGCGCGCTGTACTGGCAGGGCGACCCGAACCGCGGCGTGAACGAGGGTGCTGTGAACTTTCTGCGCAGCCTGAACCACGGCCTGAACGAGCGCTGGCCCACCGGCATCTACACCGCCGAGGACTCCACCAACTTCCTCAAGGTGACAGCTCCCACCCGCTACGACGGCGTGGGCTTCGACTACAAGTGGGATATGGGCTGGATGCACGACACACTGGACTATTTTGCCACCCCCTTCGGTGAGCGGCCAAATGCCTACGGCAAGATCGTTTTCAGCATGCACTACTTCTACAACGAGCTGTATCTGCTGGCCTTGAGCCACGACGAGGTGGTGCACGGCAAAAAGACCATCATCGATAAGCTGTGGGGCACCTATGCGGAAAAATGCGCCCAGCTGCGCACCCTCTATTTTTATATGTACATGCACCCGGGCAAGAAGCTGAACTTCATGGGCAACGAAATGGGACACTTCCGGGAGTGGGACGAAAAACGGGAGCTGGACTGGGACCTGCTGAAATACCCCTTCCACGATGCGTTCCAGAAGTACTTTGCCCACCTGTGCCGGGTGTATTCCACTGAGCCTGCACTCTACGATGGCGAGTACAACCCCGACTGCTTTGAGTGGGTGGCCTGCGAGAGCCGCAGCGAGGGCGTGTACGCATGGCTGCGCAAGGGCCGGGGCGAAAACCTGCTGTGCATCATGAACACGCAGGACCACGCCCACAAAAAGTTCCCGCTGTATCTGCGCTTTCCCTGCAGTGCCGAGGAGGTGCTGAACACCGAATCCCCCGAGTGGGGCGGTGCACTGAAGGGCCGCCGCAAGACAAAGCTTCACACCACCGATGGCGGTGTGTTTGGTCGGGACTATACCCTTACAGTAGACCTGCCTGCCATGGGCAGCTGCCTGCTGCGCCTTGCGCCGGAGTCCCCGAACCCCGATGCGGCCCGCATCAGCGCCAACAAAGCCCTGAACGCAAAGCGCCGCGCTGCCCGCAGCACAAAGGCCGCAGCCAATTCCAATAAGTAA
- a CDS encoding alpha-amylase family glycosyl hydrolase, which translates to MAWYDNAVFYHIYPLGLCGCAHENDGQAVPGAFNKLNAWAEHAADIGCTAIYIGPLFESGSHGYDTIDYRLVDRRLGTNAEFKDFVARCHARGQKVIVDGVFNHVGRDFFAFQDLKANRENARYKDWFCDVNFWGNNEYNDGFSYGNWGGFNLLVKLNQRNPEVQNYHYDTIRFWVDEFDIDGIRLDAADVLDFDFMRGLRRLANEVKPEFWLMGEVIHGDYSRWANPEMLHSVTNYELHKGLWSGHNDHNYFEIAHTMRRLQGLCHDTRLYLFSDNHDVERLPNKLRNREHIRHIAILVYTLWGIPSIYYGSEFGIEGKKEWGSDWPLRPCLELSDFRDAETTNPVTSVYAALGRLKAELPELTDGEVKELQLTTQCYAFARVLDGKACVVVLNNGDSPAQLEFQLPVEASSAKDLLADTVGAQPVLTSMEWGRMKVQLPSNYATILQLEK; encoded by the coding sequence ATGGCTTGGTATGACAACGCGGTATTTTATCACATCTATCCTCTGGGGCTGTGCGGCTGCGCACATGAGAACGATGGGCAGGCGGTGCCCGGCGCGTTTAATAAACTGAACGCATGGGCTGAGCACGCAGCGGACATCGGCTGCACGGCCATTTATATCGGCCCGCTGTTCGAGAGCGGTTCCCATGGCTACGACACCATCGATTACCGGCTGGTAGACCGCCGCCTTGGCACGAACGCAGAGTTCAAGGACTTTGTGGCCCGGTGCCATGCCCGGGGCCAGAAGGTGATCGTGGACGGCGTGTTCAACCATGTGGGCCGCGATTTCTTTGCGTTTCAGGACCTGAAGGCAAACCGCGAGAACGCCCGCTATAAGGACTGGTTCTGCGATGTGAATTTCTGGGGCAACAACGAGTACAACGACGGCTTTTCCTACGGAAACTGGGGCGGCTTCAATCTGCTGGTCAAGCTGAACCAGCGCAACCCGGAGGTGCAGAACTACCACTACGATACCATCCGCTTCTGGGTGGATGAATTTGACATTGACGGCATCCGTCTGGACGCAGCCGATGTGCTGGACTTTGACTTTATGCGCGGTCTGCGCCGCCTTGCCAACGAGGTAAAGCCAGAGTTCTGGCTCATGGGCGAGGTGATCCACGGCGATTACAGCCGCTGGGCAAACCCGGAGATGCTGCACTCGGTGACCAACTACGAGCTGCACAAGGGCCTGTGGAGCGGCCACAACGACCACAACTATTTCGAGATCGCCCACACCATGCGCCGTCTGCAGGGCCTGTGCCACGATACCCGGCTGTATCTGTTCTCGGACAACCACGATGTGGAGCGCCTGCCCAACAAGCTGCGCAACCGGGAGCACATCCGCCACATTGCAATTCTAGTATATACGCTTTGGGGCATTCCGTCCATCTATTATGGCTCAGAATTTGGCATTGAAGGCAAAAAAGAGTGGGGAAGCGATTGGCCGCTGCGCCCCTGCCTGGAACTTTCCGACTTCAGGGACGCTGAGACCACCAACCCTGTCACCAGCGTGTATGCCGCACTGGGCAGACTGAAGGCGGAGCTGCCGGAGCTGACCGACGGCGAGGTGAAAGAGCTGCAGCTCACCACCCAGTGCTATGCCTTTGCCCGGGTGCTGGATGGAAAGGCCTGCGTCGTGGTGCTGAACAACGGCGACAGTCCCGCACAGCTGGAATTTCAGCTGCCGGTGGAGGCATCCTCTGCAAAGGACCTGTTGGCCGACACGGTGGGCGCACAGCCCGTTTTGACCAGCATGGAGTGGGGCCGCATGAAAGTGCAGCTGCCCTCCAATTATGCTACCATCCTGCAGCTGGAAAAGTAA
- a CDS encoding ABC transporter substrate-binding protein yields MAHSISRRQFLQGSGAAALSVAAAGLLSSCGGSSASNGGSTGAAGSSSTYTVLYSRQPATLNYLVCSADPDLYHGTQCIDTLVEYDNRGKIREGLATAWEWDADSLTWTFHLRDENWVDCNGEVLGPVTAQDFVDALAYVLNPDYASSTASLVTPYVAGADDYYNYCVYRNNANNGTVAEDGTTYVIDANGTVTAAAADGTTTEYPAVDFSTVGVKAVDDHTLTYTLNFDFPGFLSLLSYAPYEPAYGPLLEEFADQFCTSAETACSCGAFYLAEYTPLENWVMKKNPENYDADSVYIDTVRYIYNQEELISGPEMVKRGEIDQATISSDILDSWLADDTTKDMVSMERPETGKSYFYIFNFLPYRHEFSNWTVTGVDAQYEPDNWAKAINSTNFRRAFLYAINPSVTLAVTAPEGYDNYKLHTITPPSFCANSKGVDYTECGGLANLSDFFDEAKAKEYRDAAVEELTAAGVTFPIKIQYPYNPAVVDWDKQCQVFKQQVEAVLNDGFDFISIIITQGPSDNFLNAVRRVGAYQLMSYYWGADYSDPETEVYPFYQEAGDRGTCYSFLRTGVEDGIVTGETADLVMQYMSMVENAKTITEDLDARYEAFADAEAFLIENALVIPLGMPVPPYIATRLNLWEGQYAPTGLSTNRLKGVHILDHYVSMEEYNQNRDAR; encoded by the coding sequence ATGGCTCATTCCATCTCCCGCCGCCAGTTCCTGCAAGGCAGCGGCGCAGCCGCCCTTTCTGTAGCAGCGGCTGGTCTGCTGAGCAGCTGCGGCGGCTCTTCCGCTTCCAATGGCGGCAGCACCGGCGCTGCCGGCAGCAGCTCCACCTACACCGTGCTGTATTCCCGTCAGCCCGCCACCCTGAACTATCTGGTCTGCTCAGCTGATCCGGACCTTTACCACGGCACTCAGTGCATCGACACGCTGGTGGAGTACGACAACCGCGGCAAGATCCGGGAGGGCCTTGCCACTGCTTGGGAGTGGGATGCCGACAGCCTGACATGGACGTTCCACCTGCGGGATGAGAACTGGGTGGACTGCAACGGCGAGGTGCTTGGCCCTGTGACCGCGCAGGACTTTGTGGATGCGCTGGCCTATGTGCTGAACCCGGACTACGCTTCCTCCACTGCAAGCCTTGTCACCCCTTATGTGGCCGGTGCGGACGACTACTATAACTACTGCGTTTACCGCAACAACGCCAATAACGGCACCGTGGCCGAGGACGGCACTACCTACGTCATTGATGCCAACGGCACCGTGACCGCCGCTGCCGCCGACGGCACCACCACCGAATACCCGGCTGTGGATTTTTCCACCGTGGGCGTGAAGGCTGTGGACGACCACACCCTGACCTACACGTTGAACTTCGACTTTCCCGGCTTCCTCAGCCTGTTGAGCTACGCTCCCTACGAGCCTGCCTACGGCCCGCTGCTGGAGGAGTTTGCCGACCAGTTCTGCACCAGCGCCGAGACCGCCTGCAGCTGCGGCGCGTTCTATCTGGCCGAGTACACTCCGCTGGAAAACTGGGTGATGAAGAAGAACCCCGAAAACTACGATGCCGACAGCGTTTACATCGACACGGTGCGCTACATCTACAATCAGGAAGAGCTGATCAGCGGCCCGGAGATGGTCAAGCGCGGCGAGATCGATCAGGCTACCATCAGCTCCGACATTCTGGACAGCTGGCTGGCCGACGACACCACCAAGGACATGGTTTCCATGGAGCGCCCGGAAACCGGCAAGAGCTACTTCTACATCTTCAATTTCCTGCCCTACCGCCACGAGTTCTCAAACTGGACCGTGACCGGCGTGGATGCCCAGTACGAGCCGGACAATTGGGCCAAGGCCATCAACTCCACCAACTTCCGCAGGGCTTTCCTGTATGCCATCAATCCGTCTGTGACGCTGGCCGTCACCGCGCCGGAAGGCTACGATAACTACAAGCTGCACACCATCACCCCGCCGTCCTTCTGTGCCAACAGCAAAGGCGTGGATTATACTGAGTGCGGCGGCCTTGCAAACCTCTCCGACTTCTTTGACGAAGCCAAGGCCAAAGAGTACCGTGATGCCGCCGTGGAAGAGCTGACCGCCGCCGGTGTCACCTTCCCTATCAAGATCCAGTATCCGTACAACCCCGCTGTGGTGGACTGGGACAAGCAGTGTCAGGTGTTCAAGCAGCAGGTGGAAGCCGTGCTGAACGACGGCTTCGACTTCATCAGCATCATCATCACGCAGGGTCCGTCCGACAACTTCCTGAATGCGGTGCGCCGGGTGGGTGCCTACCAGCTGATGTCCTACTACTGGGGTGCCGATTACTCCGACCCCGAGACCGAGGTGTACCCCTTCTATCAGGAAGCCGGCGACCGCGGCACCTGCTACAGCTTCCTGCGCACCGGCGTGGAGGACGGCATCGTGACCGGCGAGACCGCCGACCTCGTGATGCAGTACATGTCCATGGTGGAGAACGCCAAGACCATCACCGAGGATCTGGATGCCCGGTACGAAGCTTTTGCAGATGCAGAAGCTTTTCTGATCGAGAACGCACTGGTCATCCCGCTGGGGATGCCGGTGCCGCCCTACATTGCCACCCGCCTGAACCTGTGGGAGGGCCAGTACGCGCCCACAGGCCTTTCCACCAACCGTCTGAAGGGCGTGCACATCCTCGACCATTACGTTTCCATGGAGGAGTACAACCAGAACCGCGACGCCCGGTAA
- a CDS encoding ABC transporter permease: MVQYLAKRIGRSILTLFVIVTLVFCLLRLMPVEGYFANYEKMTEAQIQAGLQSMGLLDPLPVQIGHFWRDALHGDLGVSHIYKLNAPVTKILAQKLPISIEMGVLAMLLSLVLGIPLGLVMGRYKGRWPDKLGTAFIVLIQAVPAAVYFLYIQMYGTTAMGVGLLFDAANWRYWVLPVCSMSLANLAFYAMWLRRYMVDESNKDYVKLARAKGVSENNIALHHVFRNAMVPLVQYIPSAFLNTVVGSIYIESLYSIPGMGGLLVTCVQRHDNTMVQGIVLLYACVGIIGLILGDVLMVLIDPRINFGKKEGGR; this comes from the coding sequence ATGGTGCAATATCTCGCAAAACGCATCGGGCGCTCCATTCTGACCCTGTTCGTCATTGTGACGCTGGTGTTCTGCCTGCTGCGGCTCATGCCGGTGGAAGGCTACTTTGCAAACTACGAAAAAATGACCGAGGCACAGATCCAGGCCGGGCTGCAGTCCATGGGCCTGCTGGACCCGCTGCCGGTGCAGATCGGCCATTTCTGGCGGGATGCGCTGCACGGTGATCTGGGCGTGAGCCACATTTACAAGCTCAACGCTCCCGTGACCAAGATCCTTGCCCAGAAGCTGCCCATTTCCATCGAAATGGGTGTGCTGGCCATGCTGCTGAGCCTTGTGCTGGGCATCCCGCTGGGCCTTGTCATGGGCCGTTATAAGGGTCGCTGGCCGGATAAGCTGGGCACGGCATTCATCGTGCTCATTCAGGCGGTGCCTGCGGCAGTGTACTTTTTGTATATCCAGATGTACGGCACCACCGCCATGGGCGTGGGCCTGCTGTTCGATGCCGCCAACTGGCGCTATTGGGTGCTGCCGGTGTGCAGCATGAGCCTTGCAAACCTTGCGTTCTACGCCATGTGGCTGCGCCGCTATATGGTGGACGAGAGCAACAAGGACTACGTCAAGCTGGCCCGCGCCAAGGGCGTGAGCGAGAACAATATCGCCCTGCACCACGTATTCCGCAACGCCATGGTGCCGCTGGTGCAGTACATTCCCTCCGCATTCCTGAACACCGTCGTCGGCTCCATCTACATCGAAAGCCTGTACAGCATCCCGGGCATGGGCGGTCTGCTGGTCACCTGTGTGCAGCGCCACGACAATACCATGGTGCAGGGCATCGTGCTGCTGTACGCCTGCGTGGGCATCATCGGCCTGATTTTGGGCGATGTGCTCATGGTACTCATTGATCCCCGCATCAACTTTGGCAAGAAAGAAGGTGGACGCTGA
- a CDS encoding 4Fe-4S dicluster domain-containing protein, which produces MGFFTRTAMDMLMKTTHPEINRRQCWNLHPHRKPCTECKDICPYGEQIFTRPNLVKDWDPCTECGLCVSACRSGCIIPSPEQVQRDTSAADTDNDTIWIGCEKSTRKNSMVRTCISALTWETLAYLALNKKIVLDLTPCGECENDLCAAQLRKELTRLVDFFGQPMFEARFTLAYEPDEALYHVKELSRREMFEQVSHGSKSGTKKLLQMLPGLHSEDDGGVDFRLLLHQRTKQLKASMETPLKYGYYLPNFTDKCFGCGKCEKACRAGALKLEDLPDGQTRIVITPWKCSECEVCVASCSNHGIDGMKLRQLTTLGPVSVHKCTKTLCKECGKPIAPGSVDGVCTVCRIKARTKKRQEEAAAKAKQLREEREAKKAAEEAAKAAAEAGAAPAETAAAAAVPAAAGSVITALTPEKAVPAALDETPAAAPENTAEKDVPDTPKND; this is translated from the coding sequence ATGGGCTTTTTTACACGCACCGCGATGGATATGCTGATGAAAACTACCCATCCCGAGATCAACCGCCGCCAGTGCTGGAACCTGCATCCCCATCGCAAGCCCTGCACCGAGTGCAAGGATATCTGCCCCTATGGCGAACAGATCTTTACCCGCCCGAACCTTGTGAAGGACTGGGACCCCTGTACCGAGTGCGGCCTGTGCGTTTCTGCCTGCCGCAGCGGCTGCATCATCCCTTCGCCGGAGCAGGTGCAGCGGGACACCTCTGCCGCCGATACCGACAATGACACCATCTGGATCGGCTGCGAAAAGTCCACCCGCAAAAATTCCATGGTGCGCACCTGCATCTCTGCCCTCACATGGGAGACACTGGCCTACCTTGCCCTGAACAAAAAGATCGTGCTAGACCTGACCCCCTGCGGTGAATGTGAGAACGACCTGTGCGCCGCCCAGCTGCGCAAGGAGCTGACAAGGCTTGTGGATTTCTTTGGCCAGCCCATGTTCGAGGCACGGTTCACTCTGGCCTACGAGCCGGACGAAGCGCTCTACCACGTAAAGGAACTAAGCCGCCGCGAAATGTTTGAGCAGGTGAGCCACGGCTCCAAAAGTGGCACCAAAAAGCTGCTGCAGATGCTGCCCGGCCTGCACAGCGAGGACGACGGCGGTGTGGATTTCCGCCTTTTGCTGCACCAGCGCACAAAGCAGCTGAAGGCATCCATGGAAACGCCGCTGAAGTACGGCTACTACCTGCCCAACTTTACCGATAAATGCTTTGGCTGCGGCAAGTGCGAAAAGGCCTGCCGCGCCGGTGCGCTGAAGCTGGAGGACCTGCCCGACGGCCAGACCCGCATCGTCATCACGCCGTGGAAGTGCAGCGAGTGCGAGGTGTGCGTGGCCTCCTGCTCCAACCATGGCATCGACGGCATGAAGCTGCGCCAGCTCACCACCCTTGGCCCGGTAAGTGTACACAAATGCACCAAGACCCTGTGCAAGGAATGCGGCAAGCCCATTGCGCCGGGCAGTGTGGATGGTGTGTGCACCGTGTGCCGCATCAAGGCCCGCACCAAAAAGCGGCAGGAAGAAGCCGCTGCCAAGGCAAAGCAGCTGCGTGAGGAGCGGGAAGCCAAAAAGGCTGCAGAGGAAGCCGCCAAGGCAGCAGCCGAAGCCGGTGCCGCCCCCGCAGAAACCGCTGCGGCCGCTGCCGTGCCTGCTGCGGCCGGTTCCGTGATCACAGCACTGACCCCGGAAAAAGCAGTCCCCGCCGCGCTGGACGAAACCCCTGCTGCCGCACCGGAAAACACCGCAGAAAAGGATGTGCCCGACACACCGAAAAACGATTGA